The window ATTTAAATTTATTTAACATATTTGTCCTTTCCTTTTTGAGATAGTTAACATTCAACTAACATAAAAAATTATGTAACGGTCAAAATTAATTTCGAAAAGATTTTTAAAATTTTTCTATCTTTGAATATTTTGTTTAAAATAATTATCATATTCATAAATTCAATTGGAAAGTTGGATTTAATAAAATATAAGATTGAAACTAAAAAAGTTTATAATTTTATTATTAGTTTTTAAATCTCTTTAGAAAGGAGATGTTTTGAAATTTTCTGAAAAAATTGCTAGAAAATTTAAACAAAGTAAATTTAAAATAGCCTTAGATAAATTTTGGTATTGAAAAAGCAATATTTCAAAATTAAAATATCTCTTATTTGTTTATTTTGTCATAATTTTAATTTCGAGTTTATTACTTTTTTCACCTTGAACTCAAAATTTAAGTCCTGAAAACGAAAAAATTAGTTATTTAGATGCTGTTTTTACAACTGCTAGTGCATTTAGTGATACTGGTTTAGTTGTCAAAAATACTTTTAGTCACTGAAATATTTTTGGTCAAGGAATTATCACAATTTTAATTTTATTTGGTGGAATTGGTTTTTTTGCTCTCAAATTCTTTGTTATCACTTATATTTTTAGACGGAGATCATCTTCGCTTGGAGATATGATGTTAATTCAAACAGAGCGGGGAAGTACCGAAGAGAGAAAAACTTCTCGTTTAATTATTTCGTCAGTGAAGTTTTTATTTATCACAATCTTTATTTTTTCTATCATCTTAAGTCTTTACTTTTATTTTACAGACATTAAGACGACAAGTTCGATTTTAAATAGTTTAAATAATGAGTATATTAATCCAAAAGGAAATTGAGGATTAGCTATTCGTTTTGGTATTTTCCATACAATTTCTGCAATTAATAATGCAGGATTTGACATTATTTCTGGAAAATCTTTAAGTCCTTACTATAAAGATTACTTTTTACAGTTTTGTTTTATAGTTTTATTAATTATAGGCGGAATAGGATATCCTGTAATTTATGATTTAAGATGCTTTATCTTACATAAAATGAGAAGAAAATCAAGAAGGTATCGTTTTACTTTATTTACTAAAGTTTCACTCATTATGTATTTAATTGTTTTTTTAGTTGGTTTTATTTCAACAAGTTTATTTGAGCTTTTAAGCCAAGATCCAAATTCTTTTTGAAATCGAATTGATGTTTCACAAGCTAATGAACCAATTAAAGTTTCTTATAATAATTATTTAGAAGCATTAAAAACAAACACATTAAGTGAATCATTAAAAAAATTTCCGGAATTAAAAAATTATTATTATTACGGAAATAGTTTTAACAAAATTTTCGCTATCTTCTTCACTTCACTTTCAACTAGAAGTGCTGGCTTTGCTACTTTTGATTTAGCTGATTTAACAAAACCAAGTATTACTATTTATACTATTATGATGGTTATTGGTGCAGCACCTGCAAGTACGGGTGGAGGTATTCGAACCACAACTTTTGCACTCTTTGTCATGTCGATTTTTTCTATTTTAGCAGGATGACCAAGAGTCAGAATGTTTAAAAGAGCAATCAACAAAGATACTGTTTCAATGTCGTCGCATGTTATTGGTATAGCACTTGTAATTCTTTCTTT is drawn from Mycoplasmopsis glycophila and contains these coding sequences:
- a CDS encoding TrkH family potassium uptake protein, with product MKFSEKIARKFKQSKFKIALDKFWYWKSNISKLKYLLFVYFVIILISSLLLFSPWTQNLSPENEKISYLDAVFTTASAFSDTGLVVKNTFSHWNIFGQGIITILILFGGIGFFALKFFVITYIFRRRSSSLGDMMLIQTERGSTEERKTSRLIISSVKFLFITIFIFSIILSLYFYFTDIKTTSSILNSLNNEYINPKGNWGLAIRFGIFHTISAINNAGFDIISGKSLSPYYKDYFLQFCFIVLLIIGGIGYPVIYDLRCFILHKMRRKSRRYRFTLFTKVSLIMYLIVFLVGFISTSLFELLSQDPNSFWNRIDVSQANEPIKVSYNNYLEALKTNTLSESLKKFPELKNYYYYGNSFNKIFAIFFTSLSTRSAGFATFDLADLTKPSITIYTIMMVIGAAPASTGGGIRTTTFALFVMSIFSILAGWPRVRMFKRAINKDTVSMSSHVIGIALVILSLATLICATTLLSHNLEWVKELNNGNLDVKKFGMGSVLFEVASAFGTTGLSTGITQYLNATAKITLIVVMFVGQFGISSTLLVWKRKKNNSRKFEYVDGDIAIG